The sequence below is a genomic window from Flagellimonas marinaquae.
TTTATTGCCGACGAAAAAGCGGTAAAGCAAAATAAACAGGCACATTTTGAGATGCTGCTGTCCGAAGCTTTCCATACACAGAACATTAGCTTTGTCAATCAATTTTTCACAAAATCATTAATCAAAAAACGAATAGTCATGTTACAAAAAAAGAAATCCAAGGCCGTATGGCAATTAAAGTATGTGTTGTTGATGCCTTTGGTGTTGGGAATGTTGATATACACTTCTTGTGAAACCAAATCAAGTATAGCAGAAGAACTTTCGTTAGAGGAGCGATTAGCTCAATTGAATGTTGAAATTGAGGCAAAAGATTCCCTAACTTTAAACGAGATGAGCCAATTAAAAAAAATGGCCCGGAACATGTTGCCGGAAAAGAGCACGGGCAAGAAAGCTATCAGCCTCACACCCAATTCAAGTAATCCCTGGAAAGTTTCTTTTGGAAGAAAAGTATCGTTCAGTGAGATTGATGAGGTACCGGTTTTCCCCGGTTGTGAAGATGCCAATGATAAGCGCGCCTGTTTTCAGGAAAAAATACAAGAGCATATCCGTAAAAATTTCAATTACCCCGAAGAAGCCCAAGAGCAAGGTATTCAAGGTAGGGTAGATGCTAGTTTTTCTATTGATGAGCAAGGGAATGTTTCACATATTCAACTTTTGAGCCCATACCGGCTCTTAAAAAATGAAAGTAGAAGGATTTTAGATAGATTGCCTAAGATGCAACCAGGAAAACACGAAGGAAAAATTGTTCAACTAGACTATTCCATACCGATAACATTTGTCCTCGAAGGTGGAGCTAATGAAAAAAAGTTTCAACCGCTTAAAAGTGGTAATTATCCAAATATGGCCTTTGGTTCAATTGATGAGGTTCCTATTTTTCCAGGTTGTGAAGGAGCTCCGAGCAAGAGGGCTTGTTTTGAGAGTGCGATAATGACACATATTCGTAAAAACTTTAATTATCCGGAAGCAGCTCGTGAACAAGGTATAGAAGGTAAAGTGAATACCGTTGTTAGTATTGGTGTGGAAGGAGATGTAGTGGACATCCAATTTATGGGGGAAGCCCACGAACTATTAAAAAATGAAGTCGAAAGAATTTTGACCAGATTGCCCAAAATGCAAGCTGGAAAGTATGATGGAAAACCAGCCATTATTTCTTATTCCATTCCAATTACATTTAAACTTTAATTATTGATCAAACTTGAAAAGCATACTTGTTCTCTTCCTGATTATAATTTTCAAAGCCGGTGCACAAACATCGGCTTTGGCCGTTGCCGATAGTTTGTATGTCTTGGGCAACTACACAGCAGCCATTAACCAATATGCAAAGGTGGATTCTCCAAATTCGAATCTTCAGATTGCGCGGGCATACAATGCCATAGGAAATTATGAAAAGGCCATTGTCCAGTACACCGCAACCTTGGACAAAAAACCTGATTTTGAGATTGCCCGTTTTGAACTCGGCAAACTTCTGTTGAAAACCAAAAAGTTTGGATCTGCCTTGGAAACCTTCCATGCCCTGTTATCGTCCAAAAATCAGAACCCAGAGTATTTCTATTATTTAGGCCGGACCTACGAATCGGTAAATAAAACCGACAAGGCGAACAAAGCTTTTAAAACGGCAGTAGAAATGGACAGTACCCATCTGCGGAGTTTGTACGCCTTGGGAAAATATTATGTGGGTCAGGAAATCAAGGATTCCGCCCTGGTATTTATTGATAAAGGACTTAGGTTTTACGAAAATGACGTTGCTATGATCAATTTAAAGGCCTTGGCTTTTTATAACAACGGTCAGTTTCAGTTGGCCATTCCCCACTTTGAAAAATTATTGGAATTGGGCGAGGAAAAACCTTTTGTATTCGAAAAACTTGCATTTTGCTATTTTAGGAACTGGCAGCCCCAAAAAGCATTGGAAACGTATCACAGATTGAGCCATTTTCCGGATAAAATAGCTGCAGCATATTCAGGCCTGGGCGATGTGTATTTTGAGGAAGAGCAATTGGACAGTGCGCAGTTTTATATCCAAAAATCAATCGAAGCGCGAATGGCCCTATTCCCGCAAGAATATGCCAGCCTTGGCCGTATCGCCAGACTAAAGGGAAATACCAAAAAAGCCATGGATTACTATGTAAAAGCATGGGAAGAAAACAAGGACAACTATTTGAACTATTATCAGGTATGCACCTTGGCCGATGAATACTACAAAGATCCAAAAACACGTTTATCCTATTACGAAAACTTGCTCGATATTTACCCCGATTTGGTTCCGTACATTAAGGAAAGGGTAAAAAAACGTGTCAGCGAATTAAAGGAGGAAATCCATTTTGCGGGGAACTGATTTCTTCAAAATGTCGTAATTTCAGCCAAATTTAGGGGCTGTCATGCAGAAGTTTGTTTTGTTAATCATTTTAATGGGTCTGTTCGTATCCTGTGAGTTGTTCGAATCCAAAGAGGACAAGACCCAAAAACTGGTCAATGAGGAACTTTTGTCCATAGATTGGAACGATGTGGATCAATATCCACATTTTGAGGATTGTGATGAAACCGCTTCCAAAGAAGCCCAGCAAGAGTGTTTTCAAAACCTGATTACCGAGTATTTTTCCGAAGCCCTGGCAGGACTACAATTTCAGGTTTGGAACGATATGAACGATACGGTATATGTTGATTTTTTGATAGATGAACATGGTTTTATCTCGGTATTGAATGTAGAGGAAAAGACCTCTGTACTGAATGAAATATCGGACTTTAATAACAAAGTTTCCGAACGCTTGAACGATTTGACCACCGTTGCACCTGCATTAAAAAGAGGAAATCCGGTAAGCCTGCGATTTAGGCTGCCGTTGGTACTTAACACCGACTAATTTGGCATCAGAAAAGATAATATTGGGAATAGACCCTGGTACCACGATCATGGGTTTTGGAATCATTAAGGTGATCAACAAGCAAATGCACTTTGTGCAAATGAACGAGTTGATGCTCAAAAAATATGATGACCCCTACACTAAGCTCAAGCTAATTTTTGAGCGTACCTTGGAACTTATCGATACCTATCATCCGGACGAGATTGCCATCGAAGCCCCTTTTTATGGAAAAAATGTACAGTCCATGCTCAAATTGGGCCGTGCGCAGGGCGTTGCCATGGCAGCAGGTCTTTCGAGACAGGTGCCGATTACCGAATACATGCCCAAGAAGATTAAAATGGCCATAACCGGAAACGGTAACGCCAGTAAGGAACAAGTGGCACGAATGCTTCAAAGTGTCCTAAAGTTAAAGTCACTCCCAAAAAATTTGGATAGTACAGATGGTCTGGCGGCGGCAGTTTGCCATTTCTACAACGAGGGCAGGGTAGAAGTTGGAAAAAGTTACACGGGATGGGAGGCTTTTATCAAACAAAATCCAAACAAAGTCAAAAAACAATGAACAATTTACATTAAACAATAAACAATTGATGATTAACTAGATTTTCCCCATCCCAAACTTATCTACCTATGCAAAAAGAGAACCCTTTATTGATGAAATCTTATGATTTCGCTTTGGCAACCGTTAGATTGTATAAGACCATTGTGGCTTCAAAACGAGAATATGTGCTGTCCAAACAAATGCTTCGGTCAGGGAGATCAATTGGTGCAAATATTAGTGAAGCAAACGGAGCTATCTCAACAGCTGATTTTTCATCCAAAATTTCAATAGCTTACAAGGAGAGTTTGGAAGTAAAATACTAGTTGGCACTTCTCAAAGATTCGGAATATGTAACCAAAGACAACGCCAATAAATTGATTGCGCAGGCCGATGAACTTTCGAAAATCATGTTTTCCATCCTAAAAACTACTAAAAGGACTAAATGATCATTGTATATTGTTTACTGTTAATTGACAATTGATGTCCGGTATTTATATCCACATTCCATTTTGCAAGCAAGCTTGCCATTACTGTGATTTCCATTTTTCCACACAATTGGGAAAAAGGGAGGCCATGGTAAAAGCTATTGCCCAAGAATTACAATTGCGAAGACCCGAGATGCGGGGAGGCATCGAGACCATCTATTTTGGAGGAGGAACCCCATCGGTGCTTTCCAATGACGAAATTGAGTTCCTGATTAAAACCGTTTACGACAATTACAAAGTAATTGATCGGCCCGAAATTACATTGGAAGCCAATCCTGATGATTTATCCAATAATCGAATCATCGAATTATCCAAAAGTCCCGTAAACCGCCTTAGCATCGGTATCCAATCTTTTTTTGATGAAGATTTAAAGCTGATGAACCGTGCCCACAATGCTTCTGAAGCAGAAAAATGCATTAAAGAGGCCACCCAGTATTTCGATAACATCACTATCGACCTTATTTACGGCATTCCTGGTATGACCAATGAACGATGGAAAACCAATATCCAAAAGGTCTTGGATTTTGGACTGCCCCATATTTCCAGTTATGCACTAACGGTAGAGCCTAGAACGGCGCTCCAAAAATTTATTGAAAAAGGCGTGGTTCCCAATGTGGACGACGAGCAGGCACAAGAACAATTTTATATTTTGGTGGATACCTTGGAAGCCCATGGGTTTGTGAACTACGAAATTTCCAATTTTGGGAAACCTGATTACTTCTCCAAGAACAACACGGCATACTGGTTGGGCAAATCGTATTTGGGTGTAGGGCCATCGGCACATTCTTTTAATGGCAAACATCGAAGTTGGAATATCCGCAACAACCCCATCTACCTTAAAAAAATAGCAGAGGGTGTCCTGCCATTGGAAATTGAGACCCTATCCACTCCCGATAGGTACAACGAATTTGTAATGACCGGCCTGCGCACCATTTGGGGTGTAGATTTGGAGCAGGTAGCTGCAGATTTTGGAGAGCGCTATGTGCAATACCTTGATCAACAAGCTGCAAAATTTCTTGAACAAGAATTACTACTTATCAAAGATGGTAAACTGCTCACGACCAAAAAGGGTAAGTTTTTGGTAGATGGGATTGCAAGCGATTTGTTTTTTGTGGAGTAGTCTGGACCGCCCAAAAATCAAGTTGCAAAGCCTAGCCTAAAAACAAAAAGTCCCTAAAAAGGGCTTAAAAAAGGTCATTTTTTTCGCTGTTCAAAGGGTTGTGCAATGGTTACCGTTGTTAGGTAACGTTATATTTTTTCGATATAAGAATAATGTATCTTTTCTTCCGTTGACAAATTGATAGTTTAATTTTTCACCTCTTTGTGTAGATACCCCGATCTTTAGGACAGGTTTTCTAACATTAGATTTATTTTAATCGTGAGTTATAATTATTTTTGTTGTTCTTAAAAACTTACCTGTTACACCATCTATCCAATACACCTTATTTTCTTTTGGTTCGTAATTTTCATTTTTTTCTAACATAACTCCCCATTCAGGTTTTTCATTTGTAAACTTATTTAAGTCGACTCTAAAAGGTAAATTAAATTGAGTAATCTTATATTTTTCAATATCTTTTTTAGCTATTTTTTTTACAATTTCGATAGCTTCCGTCCAGCAAATGTTATAGCCTTTTTCGTAATCTATAACTTTAGTTATTTCTCCTTGTTCGTTGTAATCAAATTCTTTAAATATTTTTTTATAACCGTTTGTATATTCAAAAAACAAATATTTAATTTTTCCATTTGGATAAAATCCAATATTCTTATCTATATTAAGAGTTTTATCAGTTTTAAGGTTTAAAATGCCACCATTACTAAATTTATAATATTCATTCTTAAAACTTTCATTATCAACCAATACCAAATCTCCTTCTTTGTTTTTTAATTGATTTAAAATATTTTGGTTAAGAGTTAATTCTTCTTTATTAATTTTAAAAATAGGATCGTTATAATGGCATGTATTATCATTTGCTACATACCCTTTAGGTATAGAAACACAATCGGTAAAAAAAATGCTCAACAATAAAATATATAAATATTTCATCTTACTTTAATTTAGCGTATTGTTGAATAGTTTTCCATTGCCATTTGTAGGTATGTTTTCTAACATTAGGTTTATTTTAATCGTGAGTTGTAATTATTTTTGTTGTTCTTAAAAACTTACCTGTTACACCGTCTATTCTATATACTTTAATAGGCTTTCTTTCGTATTCTTCATTTCCATCTAAGGTTATTTGCCATTCGGGTTGAGCGTTAGGAAACTCATTTAAATTATTGTGGGATAAATTAAATCCTGTAATCTGATATTTTTCAATATCTTTTTTTGCTATTTTTTTTACAATTTCAATAGCTTCCGCCCAACAAATGTTATAGCCTTTTTCGTAATCTATAACTTTAGTTGTTTCTCCTTGTTCGTTGTAATGGGTTTCTTTGAAAACTTTTGAATCTCCATTAAGATATAAATAAAAAACCCAACGAATTGTACCATTTTTTCTATACCTAATCCATTTACCAAGACCTAAATTTTTGTCTGTTTGTTTGTTAGTTATTTGTTCACTATTTAAATTGTAAAATTTACTTTTAAAGTTTTCATTATCAGTTATAACCAAATCTCCTTCTCTGTTTTTTAATTGATTTAAAATATTTTGGTTAAGAGTTAATTCTTCTTTATTAATTTTAAAAATAGTGTCGTTATAATGGCAGATGTTATCATTTGCTACATACCCTTTAGGTATAGAGACACAATTCGTAAAAAAAATGCTCAACAATAAAATATATAAATATTTCATCTTACTTTAATTTAGCGTATTGTTGAATAGTTTCCCATTGCCATTTGTAGGTATGTTTTTTAGTATTATCATAGTCCATATAATTGTCGGTCTTAGTATTCTTAAATTTATGTTTACTCTCAAAGGTGTGTTCTAAGCCTAAAGCGTGCATTATTTCGTGAATAATATTTTCTGATTTAATGTGACCAGCAGGGTCTAATACTAAAAAGGCTATTCCTGTATTTGTTGGTGATATACCACCCGCAGCTTTAAATTGACCATCTTCTGTAATATCTTTTTCATTGATACATTTTTGGTTAATAAAATAGACGGTAAGTTTGTTTTTATCTTCTTTGTGTGTTGTAATTATTTTTTGAAGTACTGTTCCTTTTTTACTTCGTTCTATGTAAGCCCCCGATTTTGAATGCTCTTTTAAAAATCCATATTTTTTAAAATTCTCTAAATGTTCACTAATATCAACTATGGTAGCTTCATTATTGGGTACATTAACATCGATTAAGGCAGGGTTTAAGCCTTTTTTTAGTAACGTTTCTAGTTTGGTTTTATCGATTAGTTTTTTTAAATCGTTTTCATCATTTTCACTATTGCTTCCTCCTGTAATTTCCACAAAGCACCATTCAAGGTCGATGGCTTTTGGTTTGGGGTAAAAGATATTCAATGCCCCAACGGTTAGTTCGTTATCAGCTTTTATAAGAAGTTGAGCAGAAGTTTCATTGTTGTTCTTACAAGTTATCTTTACTTTTTTGGCGTCTTTTAAGTTTTTGGGCTCAAACGTGAAATCCGGGTTTTCTTCAAACGCAACGGTTTCGTATTCTTTTGCTTTGTTTTTCGTTTCCCAATCCAACTCAAGTTCAACGGTTTGGTCTTTACGAATACTTAGCCAATTGGGTATGTACTCATCACTAAGTATCTTTTCCGAAAGTGGTTTGTATTCTTTTTTTAGTTTTTCGTAATCAGATTCTACAATGTTTTTATCAGGTATGGTGTCAAAGCCAAAAATCCCTTCTTTAATATCATGATTATTTGCTTTAATGTTTATGCGAAAAGGTTTTTTTTCTTCCTGTTCGGTCGCAACAACAGGCGATTGGTAGGTCTCCTCCTCAATAGGTGTCACGTGCCAATTTCGTACAACCTTACAACCATAGTCCTGTATGGCAGGGGAAATAACCATTTTTACCATTAACCCCATTCCGTTGGGGTCAAAGGTTACTTTATAATTTACGATAGGTGCGTCCTTAAACTTCCATGTTTTTAAAATGTATCCATTGGAATCATAGAAAACTATTTTTCCATCATCTACAGGATAGCTTAGTTCATAAACTTCATAATCTATGGTCAGCATGCGTTCTAAAAGCCTTCCGTGAGATTCCCCGTAAGGAAATTCAAAATAAAGCTGTCCCCCTTGATTATAAAACACAGGAATGCCCTTATATCTGTCAAGGTCTTTTGCATAGGCTGTATCTATATAGAAAAGGTCTATTTCTTGACCTAAGAAGTGTAAAATTGAGTTCATTTATTGCTCTTTTCGGTTTTATTGGGGTTTATCTCGATTTGTTGCCAACTTCAAGCATATGGATTCGCTATAATGATTTATACCCATCAATAACGAAAGTAAGTCAAGCTAGAATTTTCTGGTTAAAATTCCGGCATGGATTGATGGATGTACTGTTTGGCTTGATAAAACCGAATTACCAATTGATATGTGGATTTTCCAAAAAAGGCAAGTTTTTGGCAGATGCGATTGCAAGCGATTTGTTTTTCTTACGATAATCTCAAATGCCCCAGTTCAAGTGATTTTTCTTTACAAAATCCCTTTAAAACCTTATTAGAACCCGAGTTGGCAACTGTTATAAAATATTCTGGATCTTTTGGTAGATTTCTTTTTTGGAGTTCTCGAATATTTCTCCACCAAACTCTTCATTGTCCAAAGAAATTATGGAAATGTCCTTTATTCCCATAATCCCGAAAACAAATTTCAAGTAGGTTGTTTGGAAATTCATATGCTCGTTTTTCTCGTTCTCTCCATAACCCGTATCCCCTCGACTTGATAGGATGAACATTTTTTTGTTCTCTAGCAACCCAACATAATCCCCGTCTGGCTTGCCCGAACGGAATTTCCAAGTCTCGTTAATTCTCATGATTTGGTCAATGTAGGATTTTAGTCCGCTCGGAATGGACCAATTGTACATGGGTGTTCCCAAAACATATACATTATGTTCCTTAAATTCTTTGATCAATGCATTACTGAGTTCAACCCCCGTCTGATTTTCGTTTGTCCTTTCCTTGGGGCTTAAAAATGCACTGGCGATCCATTTTTCATTTATGGGCGGAATTTCCTCCAAGCCCACTTCCCGATAAGTAAATTGGTCGTTGGGATTTTTCTTTTTCCAGTTATCCTTAAAAAGCTCTGTTAGTTTTCGGCTGTGCGACCTTTCCTTTCTTACACTTGCGTTGATGATCAATACCTTGTTCATAATTCAAAATTTTTGTTTGTGGGACAAAATTCCGAATCTGGACAATGAAAAAAATTGACCTAGTTCAAGA
It includes:
- a CDS encoding M56 family metallopeptidase; translation: MITYILESLAFQLLFLLTYDLFLKKETFFQWNRAYLLATFVLSILLPWIKIEALQTTMPKELETTTVFLTQLDGVVLGPDSPEVNFLASVPWPYLVMAIGAILAALWFVFKLLQLGRLKSKSKVEHYPDYTKVTMPQSTSAFSFFRSIFMGAQIKKDKEANILAHEMVHVKQKHTLDLLFFELARIVFWFNPLVYIYQNRIAELHEFIADEKAVKQNKQAHFEMLLSEAFHTQNISFVNQFFTKSLIKKRIVMLQKKKSKAVWQLKYVLLMPLVLGMLIYTSCETKSSIAEELSLEERLAQLNVEIEAKDSLTLNEMSQLKKMARNMLPEKSTGKKAISLTPNSSNPWKVSFGRKVSFSEIDEVPVFPGCEDANDKRACFQEKIQEHIRKNFNYPEEAQEQGIQGRVDASFSIDEQGNVSHIQLLSPYRLLKNESRRILDRLPKMQPGKHEGKIVQLDYSIPITFVLEGGANEKKFQPLKSGNYPNMAFGSIDEVPIFPGCEGAPSKRACFESAIMTHIRKNFNYPEAAREQGIEGKVNTVVSIGVEGDVVDIQFMGEAHELLKNEVERILTRLPKMQAGKYDGKPAIISYSIPITFKL
- a CDS encoding tetratricopeptide repeat protein; the encoded protein is MKSILVLFLIIIFKAGAQTSALAVADSLYVLGNYTAAINQYAKVDSPNSNLQIARAYNAIGNYEKAIVQYTATLDKKPDFEIARFELGKLLLKTKKFGSALETFHALLSSKNQNPEYFYYLGRTYESVNKTDKANKAFKTAVEMDSTHLRSLYALGKYYVGQEIKDSALVFIDKGLRFYENDVAMINLKALAFYNNGQFQLAIPHFEKLLELGEEKPFVFEKLAFCYFRNWQPQKALETYHRLSHFPDKIAAAYSGLGDVYFEEEQLDSAQFYIQKSIEARMALFPQEYASLGRIARLKGNTKKAMDYYVKAWEENKDNYLNYYQVCTLADEYYKDPKTRLSYYENLLDIYPDLVPYIKERVKKRVSELKEEIHFAGN
- the ruvC gene encoding crossover junction endodeoxyribonuclease RuvC, which encodes MASEKIILGIDPGTTIMGFGIIKVINKQMHFVQMNELMLKKYDDPYTKLKLIFERTLELIDTYHPDEIAIEAPFYGKNVQSMLKLGRAQGVAMAAGLSRQVPITEYMPKKIKMAITGNGNASKEQVARMLQSVLKLKSLPKNLDSTDGLAAAVCHFYNEGRVEVGKSYTGWEAFIKQNPNKVKKQ
- a CDS encoding four helix bundle protein, which codes for MQKENPLLMKSYDFALATVRLYKTIVASKREYVLSKQMLRSGRSIGANISEANGAISTADFSSKISIAYKESLEVKY
- the hemW gene encoding radical SAM family heme chaperone HemW; translation: MSGIYIHIPFCKQACHYCDFHFSTQLGKREAMVKAIAQELQLRRPEMRGGIETIYFGGGTPSVLSNDEIEFLIKTVYDNYKVIDRPEITLEANPDDLSNNRIIELSKSPVNRLSIGIQSFFDEDLKLMNRAHNASEAEKCIKEATQYFDNITIDLIYGIPGMTNERWKTNIQKVLDFGLPHISSYALTVEPRTALQKFIEKGVVPNVDDEQAQEQFYILVDTLEAHGFVNYEISNFGKPDYFSKNNTAYWLGKSYLGVGPSAHSFNGKHRSWNIRNNPIYLKKIAEGVLPLEIETLSTPDRYNEFVMTGLRTIWGVDLEQVAADFGERYVQYLDQQAAKFLEQELLLIKDGKLLTTKKGKFLVDGIASDLFFVE
- the tssD gene encoding type VI secretion system tube protein TssD → MNSILHFLGQEIDLFYIDTAYAKDLDRYKGIPVFYNQGGQLYFEFPYGESHGRLLERMLTIDYEVYELSYPVDDGKIVFYDSNGYILKTWKFKDAPIVNYKVTFDPNGMGLMVKMVISPAIQDYGCKVVRNWHVTPIEEETYQSPVVATEQEEKKPFRINIKANNHDIKEGIFGFDTIPDKNIVESDYEKLKKEYKPLSEKILSDEYIPNWLSIRKDQTVELELDWETKNKAKEYETVAFEENPDFTFEPKNLKDAKKVKITCKNNNETSAQLLIKADNELTVGALNIFYPKPKAIDLEWCFVEITGGSNSENDENDLKKLIDKTKLETLLKKGLNPALIDVNVPNNEATIVDISEHLENFKKYGFLKEHSKSGAYIERSKKGTVLQKIITTHKEDKNKLTVYFINQKCINEKDITEDGQFKAAGGISPTNTGIAFLVLDPAGHIKSENIIHEIMHALGLEHTFESKHKFKNTKTDNYMDYDNTKKHTYKWQWETIQQYAKLK
- a CDS encoding FMN-dependent NADH-azoreductase, with the translated sequence MNKVLIINASVRKERSHSRKLTELFKDNWKKKNPNDQFTYREVGLEEIPPINEKWIASAFLSPKERTNENQTGVELSNALIKEFKEHNVYVLGTPMYNWSIPSGLKSYIDQIMRINETWKFRSGKPDGDYVGLLENKKMFILSSRGDTGYGENEKNEHMNFQTTYLKFVFGIMGIKDISIISLDNEEFGGEIFENSKKEIYQKIQNIL